The following are from one region of the Acanthopagrus latus isolate v.2019 chromosome 2, fAcaLat1.1, whole genome shotgun sequence genome:
- the zmp:0000001236 gene encoding mastermind-like protein 2, with protein sequence MGEATPAQSAAGAFVPMLGVGLGAMPGGVGGGPVVATSRGSAVPQLHNAIVERLRARIELCRRHHSTCENRYQRGQAESSDREHENTLHLLNIVHQGPGNRKAKGSRGSNQQPPEYSRANGEQKGAEGEQKISTRIALQGSLRRKIEGNAPGHTPKQNGLSCGYSGSDFKRVRMDTGGLGHGPCNHSLAQSHSLQGSSTMGLQRKSYMMPHGVGSDIFNMTLKEMKKEPTEVQSCGQSNADMIFDFKDEGGGQIDPDLQDLFDELTKSVPTLNDLEFEKILKQDDTFGLDLGRPSSAGAAASLCSPMERPIKMEHSPDFGQVHGGSPQLRPASAGPSFTLTSTSSTTTSQKANTQAAQPRAMPCWPEISHAEQLKQMAANQQQPSSLLHHHHQTPPAGLTSWAPAMSTHSSTSAFPQDKVSSPAALGQQRIGSQSKGINNCLFKSNGHNGSHHLDMKVLSTKPTLHFSPKAPHSVSQPMPIMASSVNKTSAQQQQQQQSPSTGQNQPHSALHFQNQQISTSAALCLPPKSVPAGLPFKLSQQRQGVPPGPRMPTNGSLGVMSAQSQPRPPAPSNQQKGPAKTQAMQRQLNQPQHPISNSDKDSAHDQFSRHLTRPPPDYKQSRSMVGVQQGSIFTGQNSSQSSGSGPENDLQSMSCHLPSRSATKMSPSPPDRRFGMGNDCHPSSCIGQFQQHNNQNRIGLNPNKARFLGPNAHGNSFVINNNAAGVQHPRTTADLHSSGVPGQGLGGLMKNVNMGWGTANKQVTAGLSVRRLPNPLQSQGAQLDMPNHPYQQRHIGPPNQVAPDIGMLPHNPAIRDTGPRPSQPLIGSPSAVGSLNQASPEQRVPAGNFAEPSPSSSSYQNNRANRLTFDFLPEGDNTVPGINTDSDFIDSLLKSGSGNDDWMKDINLDEILGSHS encoded by the exons ATGGGAGAGGCGACCCCTGCTCAGTCCGCTGCAGGGGCATTCGTACCCATGTTGGGTGTCGGTTTAGGAGCCATGCCCGGTGGGGTCGGCGGCGGGCCGGTGGTGGCCACCTCTCGGGGCTCCGCGGTGCCACAGCTCCACAACGCCATCGTGGAGCGTTTGCGCGCCCGCATAGAGCTGTGCAGGAGGCACCACTCCACCTGCGAGAACCGCTACCAGAGGGGTCAGGCCGAGAGCTCGGACCGGGAGCACGAGAACACGCTTCACCTGCTCAACATTGTCCACCAAGGGCCTGGGAACCGAAAGGCAAAGGGCAGCCGGGGATCGAACCAGCAGCCTCCCGAGTACAGCAGGGCCAACGGAGAGCAGAAGGGCGCAGAGGGCGAGCAGAAGATTTCCACCCGCATAGCG cttCAAGGATCCTTACGAAGGAAGATTGAGGGAAATGCACCAGGACACACACCAAAGCAGAATGGTCTCTCCTGCGGTTATTCTGGATCAGACTTTAAGCGGGTCCGTATGGATACCGGTGGTCTGGGACATGGGCCCTGCAACCATAGCTTAGCCCAGTCTCACTCCCTACAAGGGTCCTCAACCATGGGCCTGCAGAGGAAGAGTTACATGATGCCCCATGGAGTGGGGTCAGACATATTCAACATGACcctgaaagaaatgaaaaaagagccCACTGAGGTCCAGTCCTGTGGCCAGTCGAACGCAGACATGATTTTTGACTTCAAAGATGAAGGTGGTGGTCAGATTGACCCAGACCTCCAGGATCTTTTTGATGAGCTGACTAAGTCAGTGCCAACACTGAATGACCTGGAGTTTGAGAAGATACTGAAGCAGGATGATACATTCGGCTTGGATCTCGGTCGGCCAAGCTCAGCAGGAGCGGCTGCCAGTCTTTGTTCCCCGATGGAGAGGCCGATAAAGATGGAGCACTCCCCAGATTTTGGCCAGGTTCATGGTGGCTCGCCGCAGCTTCGACCAGCCTCAGCAGGACCCTCTTTCACGTTGACCAGCACCTCCTCTACCACCACGTCACAGAAAGCTAATACTCAGGCAGCGCAGCCCAGAGCCATGCCCTGCTGGCCAGAAATATCTCACGCCgaacagctgaagcagatggCAGCAAACCAGCAACAGCCAAGCTCTCtgctccatcaccaccaccaaacACCACCTGCGGGATTGACCAGCTGGGCTCCTGCCATGAGTACCCACTCCTCCACCAGCGCCTTTCCCCAGGACAAGGTCTCCAGCCCGGCTGCACTTGGCCAGCAGAGGATTGGCTCCCAGAGTAAAGGGATCAACAACTGCCTCTTCAAGTCGAATGGTCACAATGGCTCCCATCATTTGGACATGAAGGTTCTCAGCACCAAGCCCACGTTGCACTTCAGCCCTAAAGCACCCCATTCTGTCAGCCAGCCGATGCCTATCATGGCAAGCTCAGTGAACAAGACCTCAgcccagcagcaacagcagcaacagtcacCATCGACTGGCCAGAATCAGCCACATTCGGCTCTCCACTTCCAGAACCAACAGATCTCCACGTCAGCGGCTCTCTGTCTGCCACCCAAGTCTGTTCCTGCAGGGCTGCCGTTCAAACTATCACAACAGCGACAG GGTGTTCCTCCCGGCCCGAGGATGCCCACCAACGGAAGCTTAGGAGTCATGTCGGCCCAGTCGCAGCCGCGGCCCCCAGCACCCAGCAACCAGCAGAAAGGCCCCGCCAAAACTCAGGCCATGCAGCGACAGCTCAACCAACCGCAGCACCCCATCAGCAATTCA GATAAAGACAGTGCACATGATCAGTTCAGTCGTCATCTCACGAGGCCGCCGCCTGATTACAAGCAGTCAAGAAGTATGGTGGGAGTTCAGCAAGGAAGCATCTTCACAG gtCAAAACTCCTCCCAGTCTTCGGGCAGTGGTCCTGAGAATGACCTACAGTCTATGTCTTGTCACCTCCCAAGTAGATCTGCTACAAAAATGAGTCCTTCGCCACCGGACCGCCGGTTTGGTATGGGGAATGATTGTCATCCGAGCTCTTGTATCGGCCAGTTCCAGCAGCATAACAATCAGAATCGAATTGGACTCAATCCGAATAAAGCCAGGTTCCTGGGGCCAAACGCACACGGAAATTCTTTTGTGATAAACAATAACGCAGCAGGTGTGCAACACCCGAGAACGACGGCTGACCTGCACTCCTCAGGGGTGCCGGGACAGGGTCTAGGAGGCCTGATGAAAAACGTCAACATGGGCTGGGGCACAGCCAACAAGCAAGTGACAGCCGGACTCAGTGTTAGGCGGCTACCCAATCCACTACAGTCTCAGGGTGCACAGCTGGACATGCCAAACCATCCGTACCAACAGAGACACATCGGCCCTCCCAACCAGGTAGCACCTGACATCGGGATGCTCCCTCATAACCCTGCGATAAGAGACACAGGCCCAAGACCGAGCCAGCCTCTGATTGGATCTCCATCAGCAGTGGGGAGCCTGAACCAGGCCTCCCCTGAGCAGAGGGTACCAGCAGGCAACTTTGCAGAGCCCAGTCCCAGCTCGAGCAGCTACCAGAATAACCGGGCCAACCGTCTGACCTTTGACTTCCTCCCCGAGGGAGACAACACAGTTCCAGGGATCAACACGGACTCAGACTTCATAGACTCTCTGCTCAAGTCTGGCTCTGGGAACGATGATTGGATGAAAGATATAAATCTGGATGAGATTCTGGGCAGTCACTCATGA